A genomic region of Runella rosea contains the following coding sequences:
- a CDS encoding DUF4230 domain-containing protein, with the protein MGFSSLIFFIITLVLGGSLGFGIFYVLTQKQNANKQLVQSSTILLERIEKVFKVVMAEGYFTEIFDYKDDKTYWYLFKNSKKALVIAKAKVLVGFDFAKMRYRIDEKTNKMVVEYFPDPEVLSIDTDYKFYDIENGLWNRFNQEDYTNLLVDAKQAMNEKALTSDLPRIANNQVQFMMYQLAASMGWNVDMQLPPTNQQKLEEFKIYEEVKAEVKELGEGEAGKEM; encoded by the coding sequence ATGGGCTTTTCTTCACTTATTTTTTTCATTATTACCTTAGTATTGGGCGGGAGTTTAGGGTTTGGCATCTTTTATGTGCTGACCCAAAAACAAAACGCTAACAAGCAGTTGGTGCAATCTTCCACCATTCTCCTCGAACGCATCGAAAAAGTCTTCAAAGTGGTGATGGCGGAGGGGTATTTTACCGAAATCTTTGATTACAAAGATGATAAGACCTATTGGTACCTCTTCAAAAATTCCAAAAAAGCACTGGTCATTGCCAAAGCAAAGGTGTTGGTAGGTTTTGATTTTGCCAAAATGCGCTACCGCATCGACGAAAAAACCAACAAAATGGTCGTAGAATACTTTCCTGACCCAGAAGTTTTGTCGATTGATACCGACTACAAATTTTATGACATTGAAAATGGCCTCTGGAATCGCTTCAATCAGGAAGATTATACCAATCTGCTCGTGGATGCCAAACAAGCCATGAACGAAAAGGCCCTCACCAGCGACCTGCCGCGCATTGCCAACAACCAAGTCCAGTTTATGATGTACCAATTGGCGGCTTCAATGGGCTGGAACGTCGATATGCAACTCCCTCCTACTAACCAGCAGAAGCTCGAAGAGTTTAAAATCTACGAAGAAGTCAAAGCCGAAGTGAAGGAATTGGGAGAAGGAGAGGCGGGGAAAGAAATGTAA
- a CDS encoding lipocalin family protein: MKKIYTWVLMLSVVFGLTQCSKTSNEEDPTPAPGVTKTELLAGKSLKTWVMTSSKIDGKEVFNQSLVCSRDDHTVYRTDKTYEVNEGDTKCYSQDPQTYEKGTWSFNTDETELIINNEQRFKILELNNTTLRLSIKTLFGETIERTFKKV; the protein is encoded by the coding sequence ATGAAAAAGATTTATACATGGGTACTGATGTTGAGCGTTGTGTTTGGTTTGACGCAATGCTCTAAAACAAGTAACGAAGAAGACCCAACTCCCGCCCCTGGCGTTACCAAAACTGAACTTTTGGCGGGAAAATCGCTGAAGACGTGGGTGATGACATCGTCTAAAATTGACGGAAAGGAAGTCTTTAATCAATCGCTTGTTTGCAGCCGTGATGACCATACGGTTTATCGTACCGACAAGACTTATGAGGTCAACGAGGGCGACACCAAATGTTACTCACAAGACCCGCAGACCTATGAAAAAGGAACCTGGTCATTTAATACGGATGAAACGGAGCTGATTATCAATAATGAGCAACGTTTTAAAATTCTTGAACTCAACAATACTACGCTGCGGCTTTCGATAAAAACGCTTTTTGGGGAAACCATCGAACGTACTTTTAAGAAAGTCTAG
- the miaA gene encoding tRNA (adenosine(37)-N6)-dimethylallyltransferase MiaA, which yields MQKLLVVIAGPTAVGKTDFCVRLAQMLNTEVISADSRQFYRELSIGTAKPSEAEFQGITHHFINSHSIGILYSAGSFERDALAVLDKLYEKQDVVILTGGSGLYIKAVCEGLDNLPETPPELRAELMHRLEVEGLESLQTQLRALDPVYCESNDLQNTQRVVRALEVCLLTGKPFSSFREHQPAQRPFRILQIVLERNREELYQRIDRRMEQMLAAGLVEEARSLVAYREHNALQTVGYKEVFDFLDGQYDYEEMVRLLKRNSRRYAKRQITWFKHQGNFKGFQADDFEGVLTYIQSTREALE from the coding sequence TTGCAAAAACTTCTCGTTGTCATTGCGGGCCCTACCGCTGTTGGAAAAACTGACTTTTGTGTCCGATTGGCACAAATGCTGAATACCGAAGTAATCTCTGCCGATTCCCGACAGTTTTACCGTGAGCTTAGCATTGGTACCGCTAAGCCATCAGAGGCTGAATTTCAGGGGATTACGCATCATTTTATCAATTCTCATTCCATCGGCATTTTGTACAGTGCGGGGTCTTTTGAGCGCGATGCTTTGGCGGTGTTGGATAAACTTTATGAAAAACAGGATGTCGTGATTTTAACGGGCGGCTCTGGATTGTACATCAAGGCCGTTTGTGAAGGTTTGGACAATTTGCCCGAAACCCCGCCCGAACTGCGGGCCGAGCTGATGCACCGACTGGAGGTGGAAGGTCTTGAATCTTTGCAAACCCAACTTCGTGCCTTAGACCCCGTGTATTGCGAATCCAATGACCTTCAAAATACCCAGCGTGTGGTGCGGGCGTTGGAAGTTTGTTTATTGACTGGGAAGCCGTTTTCGTCCTTTAGAGAACACCAGCCTGCGCAACGTCCTTTCCGAATTTTGCAAATTGTGTTGGAAAGAAATCGGGAGGAGCTATACCAGCGCATTGACCGCCGGATGGAGCAAATGCTAGCGGCAGGCTTGGTCGAAGAAGCCCGTTCGTTGGTGGCGTATCGGGAGCATAATGCCCTGCAAACGGTTGGTTATAAAGAAGTGTTTGACTTTCTGGATGGCCAATATGATTATGAAGAAATGGTACGACTCCTCAAACGCAATTCCCGCCGCTACGCAAAGCGACAAATTACGTGGTTCAAGCACCAAGGAAATTTTAAAGGATTTCAGGCCGATGATTTTGAGGGAGTGCTCACTTATATTCAGTCAACGAGGGAAGCGCTGGAATAG
- a CDS encoding YebC/PmpR family DNA-binding transcriptional regulator, whose amino-acid sequence MGRAFEYRKASKLKRWGMMAKVFTRIGKDIVMAVKAGGADPQNNSRLRAIIQNAKAANMPKENVERAIKRAISKDQEDYKEIVYEGKGPHGIAILIEATTDNTNRTVANVRSYFNKLGGSLGTSGMLDYLFDRKCLFKIANEGIDLEELEFELIDLGGDEVFLDDETNEINIYGEFSAFGAIQKFLEEKGYELKGAEFTRIPTELKELSEEEIAEVDKLIERLEEDDDVQNVYTNMK is encoded by the coding sequence ATGGGACGCGCATTTGAATACCGAAAAGCCAGTAAATTAAAACGTTGGGGAATGATGGCCAAAGTCTTCACCCGAATCGGTAAAGACATCGTAATGGCCGTAAAAGCTGGCGGAGCTGACCCCCAAAACAACTCTCGTTTGCGGGCCATTATCCAAAACGCCAAAGCGGCAAACATGCCCAAAGAAAACGTTGAACGGGCCATCAAGCGGGCAATTTCCAAAGATCAGGAAGATTACAAAGAAATTGTATACGAAGGAAAAGGCCCTCACGGAATCGCGATTTTGATCGAGGCTACCACCGACAATACCAACCGTACCGTAGCCAACGTCCGCAGTTATTTCAACAAATTGGGTGGAAGCTTGGGCACTTCGGGTATGCTGGATTATTTGTTTGACCGCAAATGTCTTTTCAAAATTGCCAACGAAGGCATCGACTTGGAAGAGCTTGAGTTTGAACTCATTGACTTGGGCGGTGACGAGGTATTTTTGGACGACGAAACCAACGAAATCAACATTTACGGTGAATTCTCGGCTTTTGGAGCCATCCAGAAATTTTTGGAAGAAAAAGGCTACGAACTAAAAGGCGCAGAATTTACACGAATTCCGACGGAATTAAAGGAACTTTCGGAAGAAGAAATTGCCGAAGTAGACAAACTCATCGAGCGCCTCGAAGAAGACGACGACGTGCAGAATGTGTACACCAATATGAAGTAA
- the lysA gene encoding diaminopimelate decarboxylase encodes MISELAQIIMQLVNDRYEIQGIPVLDIAQQFGTPLYVYDADKIVDKINQLRNAFSSVDLKIKFACKALTNVSILKLMRQNGVELDVVSPQELELGLHAGYEGSQITFTPSGVSFDEIETAVAVGSIINLDNLIVLEKFGQRFGGTVPCMIRIKPNVAAGGNAKIMTAHEGSKFGIDIRQREDILRIVNQYGINVVGLHQHTGSDIKEANAFVRAADVIFNFAKDFPNLKIIDLGGGFKVAYKEGDPITDMPALGAKLSEAFLALSEQLGRKLQLWFEPGKFLVSESGILLVNANVVKSTPNRTFVGVNSGLNHLIRPMMYDAYHHIVNVSNPVSTQLKTYDVVGYICETDTFATDRPLTEVHENDTLALLNAGAYGFTMSSQYNSRFRPAEVLVYQGKAHIIRQRETMEDILKNQVLLEL; translated from the coding sequence ATGATCAGCGAATTAGCCCAAATCATCATGCAATTAGTAAACGACCGTTACGAAATCCAAGGAATACCCGTTTTAGACATCGCGCAGCAATTCGGAACCCCGCTCTATGTATATGATGCCGACAAGATAGTCGATAAAATCAATCAGTTGCGTAACGCCTTTTCATCGGTCGATTTAAAGATAAAATTTGCCTGCAAAGCCCTAACCAATGTTTCCATCCTAAAATTAATGCGCCAAAACGGGGTGGAATTGGACGTAGTTTCGCCGCAGGAATTGGAGCTAGGTCTGCACGCTGGCTACGAAGGCTCACAGATTACTTTTACTCCCAGCGGGGTTTCCTTTGATGAAATCGAAACGGCCGTGGCCGTAGGCTCAATCATCAACCTAGACAACCTGATTGTCCTCGAAAAATTTGGGCAACGTTTTGGTGGAACTGTACCGTGCATGATTCGCATCAAACCCAACGTGGCCGCAGGTGGAAACGCCAAAATCATGACCGCGCACGAAGGTTCTAAATTCGGCATTGACATTCGGCAACGCGAAGATATTCTGCGGATTGTGAACCAATACGGCATCAACGTCGTAGGATTGCACCAGCATACGGGTTCTGACATCAAAGAAGCCAATGCCTTTGTACGCGCCGCTGACGTAATTTTTAACTTTGCCAAAGATTTTCCCAACCTCAAAATCATCGACTTAGGCGGAGGCTTTAAGGTAGCCTACAAAGAAGGGGACCCTATCACCGACATGCCCGCGCTGGGCGCTAAACTCAGTGAAGCCTTTCTAGCTCTAAGCGAGCAATTGGGCCGCAAGCTTCAATTGTGGTTTGAGCCGGGCAAATTTCTGGTCAGCGAATCGGGCATTCTGTTGGTAAACGCCAACGTGGTAAAATCAACCCCTAATCGCACTTTTGTGGGGGTCAATTCGGGCCTTAACCACCTGATTCGTCCGATGATGTACGATGCGTACCATCACATTGTCAATGTTTCAAATCCCGTTTCTACCCAACTTAAGACCTACGACGTAGTAGGCTATATCTGCGAAACCGACACCTTTGCCACCGACCGTCCACTCACGGAAGTGCATGAAAATGATACCCTTGCGTTGCTCAACGCGGGTGCTTACGGATTTACGATGAGCAGCCAGTACAACAGCCGTTTTCGCCCCGCCGAGGTGTTGGTCTATCAGGGCAAGGCACACATCATTCGCCAACGCGAAACGATGGAAGACATTCTGAAAAATCAAGTACTTTTGGAACTATAA
- a CDS encoding class I SAM-dependent methyltransferase, which translates to MKDLFSGHATDYARYRPDYPDTLYQWVFQHVQHFDKAWDCATGNGQVATVLAKHFREVEATDLSQAQLSQAVLLPNIHYQVSPAESSPFDANTFDLITVGQALHWFDFELFNEEVKRVTKKGAIIAVWGYELLTISPEVDAIILDFYQNTIGDYWDDERRHIENQYADVPFPYRNIKKSVFLQSYDWSLTQLCLYLNTWSSVRKFEKANGYNPIEALHDRLIGVWGSSPTRLVTFPVFAQLGEV; encoded by the coding sequence ATGAAAGACCTTTTTTCGGGCCACGCCACCGATTACGCCCGCTATCGCCCCGACTACCCCGATACGTTGTACCAGTGGGTTTTCCAACATGTCCAACATTTTGATAAGGCCTGGGATTGTGCCACTGGCAACGGTCAGGTAGCAACCGTTTTAGCAAAACACTTCCGCGAAGTGGAAGCAACAGACCTCAGCCAAGCTCAACTCAGTCAGGCGGTTTTGTTACCCAATATTCATTATCAAGTAAGCCCCGCCGAATCCTCGCCCTTTGACGCAAATACATTTGATTTAATTACCGTCGGACAGGCGCTGCATTGGTTTGATTTTGAGCTTTTCAACGAAGAAGTAAAACGAGTGACCAAAAAAGGCGCAATTATCGCAGTTTGGGGCTATGAATTGCTCACTATTTCCCCCGAAGTGGATGCCATTATTCTGGATTTTTACCAAAATACCATCGGCGATTATTGGGACGACGAGCGCCGCCACATTGAAAACCAGTACGCTGACGTTCCTTTTCCTTATCGCAATATAAAAAAGAGTGTTTTTCTGCAAAGCTACGATTGGTCGTTGACGCAACTCTGCCTCTACCTCAACACTTGGTCAAGTGTGCGCAAGTTTGAAAAAGCCAACGGTTACAACCCCATTGAAGCCCTGCATGACCGCTTAATCGGTGTTTGGGGAAGCTCGCCGACTCGTTTGGTTACATTTCCCGTTTTTGCGCAACTCGGTGAGGTTTGA
- a CDS encoding alkaline phosphatase D family protein: MRKLLFVHFLLCFVTFSLLAQIQSGPMVGYSDMREVLLWVQTKQPAKVKFVYWEQGNMAQKWSTDETLTAKNTAFIARLIADQVQPGKKYDYEVWVDGKKVAITYPLSFQSQTLWQWRTDPPALKFAFGSCTYVNDAPYDRPNSYGGDYEIFKSIVSQKPDFMVWGGDNVYTREPDWNTRTGVLYRNTHTRSLPEMQPLLGSVHHYAIWDDHDYGPNDSDRSFAHKNVTSEAFRLFWGNPNYIFEGACTGTFEWSDAQFFMLDDRWFRAPNNRADDRTYFGEAQINWLIDALTNSKASFKFIVTGGQVINTAAVYENYAIYGEERARFLQKIADAKIPGVIFLTGDRHHTALHKLDRFGTYPLYDFTISPLTSGAGKPIDAEKSATTFVEGTVVGNTRNFGLFEITGPAKERVLKVTVFNAQNQPLWTREIKSNELK; encoded by the coding sequence ATGAGAAAACTGCTATTCGTACATTTCCTTCTTTGTTTTGTTACGTTTTCGCTTTTGGCCCAAATCCAATCAGGGCCGATGGTGGGCTATTCTGATATGCGTGAAGTGCTTTTGTGGGTGCAAACCAAGCAGCCAGCCAAGGTAAAATTTGTGTATTGGGAACAGGGAAACATGGCGCAAAAATGGTCAACCGACGAAACCTTAACCGCCAAAAATACGGCCTTTATTGCACGTCTGATTGCCGACCAAGTGCAGCCTGGCAAAAAATATGACTATGAAGTATGGGTGGATGGTAAAAAGGTAGCCATCACTTATCCGCTCAGTTTTCAGTCGCAGACCTTGTGGCAGTGGCGTACCGACCCGCCCGCGCTCAAATTTGCGTTTGGCAGTTGTACGTACGTCAACGATGCGCCTTACGATCGCCCTAATTCTTACGGTGGCGACTATGAAATATTTAAGAGTATTGTCTCTCAAAAACCTGATTTTATGGTATGGGGTGGCGATAATGTTTATACCCGTGAGCCTGATTGGAATACCCGTACGGGGGTTTTGTACCGCAACACGCATACGCGCTCGTTGCCCGAGATGCAGCCTTTGTTAGGCTCGGTACACCACTACGCGATTTGGGACGACCACGATTATGGCCCTAATGACTCCGACCGCAGTTTTGCGCACAAAAACGTTACTTCAGAAGCTTTTCGTTTGTTTTGGGGAAATCCCAATTACATTTTTGAAGGTGCTTGTACAGGAACCTTTGAATGGAGCGATGCGCAGTTTTTTATGCTCGACGACCGCTGGTTTCGTGCCCCCAACAACCGCGCCGACGACCGTACTTATTTCGGAGAAGCCCAAATCAACTGGCTGATTGATGCCTTGACCAACAGCAAAGCATCTTTTAAATTTATCGTAACGGGTGGCCAAGTCATCAACACCGCAGCAGTGTATGAAAACTACGCCATTTACGGTGAAGAAAGGGCCCGTTTTCTGCAAAAAATCGCCGATGCCAAAATTCCCGGGGTTATTTTTCTCACAGGCGACCGTCACCATACGGCCTTACACAAACTTGATCGTTTTGGTACCTATCCGTTGTACGATTTTACCATTTCGCCCCTGACTTCTGGTGCTGGAAAACCCATTGATGCCGAAAAAAGTGCTACCACTTTTGTTGAAGGAACAGTGGTGGGCAACACGCGCAATTTTGGGCTATTCGAAATCACAGGCCCAGCCAAAGAGCGTGTTTTGAAAGTAACCGTTTTTAACGCTCAAAATCAGCCACTTTGGACGCGTGAAATCAAATCAAATGAGTTGAAGTAA
- a CDS encoding amidohydrolase: protein MDLRVALIQTSLHWENPTANLAMLEEKIAALEQPADLIVLPEMFTTGFTMKPETVAEPMNLTTFKWMRQMAAQTGAVVTGSYVVKENGNYFNRLLWVQPDGEFDAYDKRHLFRMGKEHEHYAAGERRIIKEIKGWRVCPLICYDLRFPVWARNRQMEYDLLVYVANWPAVRRQVWNTLLQARAIENLSYAIGVNRVGEDGNGLYHAGDSAVIDFKGELLNRRSANEIVIEQTLDYEALRAFRERFPAHLDADEFEIK, encoded by the coding sequence ATGGATTTACGCGTTGCGCTTATTCAAACTTCTTTACATTGGGAAAATCCAACGGCTAATTTGGCCATGCTGGAAGAAAAAATTGCGGCCTTGGAGCAGCCCGCTGACCTCATCGTTTTGCCCGAAATGTTTACAACAGGCTTTACCATGAAGCCCGAAACCGTAGCCGAGCCCATGAATTTGACCACCTTCAAGTGGATGCGTCAAATGGCAGCGCAGACGGGGGCGGTGGTTACGGGAAGTTATGTCGTCAAGGAAAACGGCAATTATTTCAACCGCTTGCTATGGGTGCAGCCCGATGGTGAATTTGACGCTTACGACAAACGTCATTTGTTTCGGATGGGCAAAGAACATGAGCACTACGCGGCAGGGGAACGCCGCATCATCAAAGAAATCAAAGGCTGGCGGGTGTGCCCGTTGATTTGCTATGATTTACGCTTTCCTGTCTGGGCGCGCAATCGGCAGATGGAATACGATTTGCTGGTTTACGTTGCCAATTGGCCCGCCGTTCGGCGTCAGGTTTGGAATACGCTTTTGCAGGCCCGCGCCATCGAAAATTTAAGTTACGCCATCGGCGTTAATCGGGTAGGAGAGGATGGAAACGGCCTGTATCATGCGGGAGACTCGGCCGTGATTGATTTCAAGGGCGAATTATTGAATCGGCGCAGTGCCAATGAGATTGTTATTGAACAAACGCTTGATTATGAAGCGCTACGGGCGTTTCGAGAGCGTTTTCCGGCGCATTTGGATGCCGATGAATTTGAGATAAAATAG
- the tpiA gene encoding triose-phosphate isomerase has product MRKKIVAGNWKMNKTLEEALILTSEVVNMVRDEVRGDVEVILCTPYIYLPVLQKYVEEVDRISLGAQNCHQKASGAYTGEISAPMLAALGTPYVLVGHSERRQYFGETDELLAEKVKIALANGLKPIFCCGELLEQRQNEDFIAIVKAQITAALFDLSAEDFGKVVIAYEPVWAIGTGLTATSQQAQDMHAALREHIAGQYGAQVADDTTILYGGSCNEKNAAELFACPDVDGGLIGGASLKSREFTNIIKARM; this is encoded by the coding sequence ATGAGAAAAAAAATAGTAGCCGGCAACTGGAAAATGAACAAAACCCTCGAAGAGGCGCTGATTCTTACCTCAGAAGTGGTCAATATGGTTCGCGACGAAGTACGTGGCGACGTGGAAGTGATCCTGTGTACCCCTTACATCTATCTGCCGGTATTACAAAAATACGTTGAAGAAGTAGACCGTATCTCTTTGGGAGCTCAAAATTGCCACCAAAAAGCCTCTGGTGCCTATACAGGAGAAATCTCTGCCCCGATGCTTGCCGCCCTCGGCACGCCCTACGTGCTGGTTGGACACAGCGAGCGCCGTCAATATTTTGGCGAAACGGATGAATTATTGGCCGAAAAAGTAAAAATCGCCTTAGCTAATGGCCTCAAACCTATTTTTTGCTGCGGTGAATTGCTCGAGCAACGCCAAAATGAAGATTTCATTGCCATCGTAAAAGCCCAAATCACCGCCGCTCTTTTTGACCTGTCGGCCGAAGATTTCGGAAAAGTAGTGATTGCTTACGAACCCGTTTGGGCGATTGGCACGGGCCTCACGGCTACGTCGCAGCAAGCACAAGATATGCACGCGGCATTGCGCGAGCACATTGCTGGCCAATACGGCGCCCAAGTCGCCGACGATACCACCATCCTGTACGGTGGAAGCTGCAACGAAAAAAATGCCGCCGAACTCTTTGCTTGTCCCGATGTAGATGGTGGCCTCATTGGCGGTGCCTCGCTCAAGTCACGCGAATTTACCAACATCATCAAAGCACGGATGTAA
- a CDS encoding aspartyl protease family protein, with product MARRHLHLALFFFLPFFIFAQKSTKKEDKFGYFLTGNAKFTRIPFELHANLIVVPLKINNSDTLHFILDTGVSSLIITKPDAIKNQKLRFTRRVQLTGAGEGESLNASVAIGNVIEMGKMRATYQNIVVLEEDVLQLSEYVGIPIDGIFGYEVFNNFVVTIDFTNRELVLMNPESYKYRRRHGDRYPIIIEDTKPYADVIALVGNGTELPIRVVIDTGAGHALLIDKSYDNKIQLPEKVLRAQLGRGLNGVINGSLGRIDKVRFGKYELDNVLASFPDSLAFGVKFAARNERQGNIGCELLRRFRVTFNYADRYMVLKPVKRRLKETFEHDMSGMELRAKGTDLRKFYIDKVIEGSPAWEAGLQEGDEVLFINNKSSDELVISEVYKLLQKGEGKEISLLVRRKGAIQFARFQLKRMI from the coding sequence ATGGCACGACGTCATTTACACTTGGCTCTATTTTTCTTTTTACCTTTTTTTATCTTCGCTCAAAAAAGCACCAAGAAAGAAGATAAGTTCGGATATTTTTTAACTGGGAATGCCAAATTTACCCGGATTCCCTTTGAATTGCACGCAAATCTCATTGTTGTTCCCCTCAAAATCAACAATTCTGATACCCTTCATTTTATTCTTGATACGGGTGTAAGTTCGCTAATCATTACTAAGCCCGATGCCATTAAAAACCAAAAACTACGGTTTACTCGTCGGGTACAACTGACAGGCGCAGGAGAAGGTGAATCGCTGAATGCGTCGGTGGCCATTGGGAATGTCATTGAAATGGGAAAGATGCGGGCTACCTACCAAAACATCGTGGTTTTGGAAGAGGATGTACTGCAACTTTCAGAATACGTGGGGATACCGATTGACGGAATTTTTGGCTATGAAGTGTTCAATAATTTTGTGGTTACAATTGATTTTACCAATCGCGAACTCGTATTGATGAATCCTGAAAGCTACAAATACCGCCGCCGACATGGTGACCGTTATCCGATTATCATTGAAGATACCAAGCCGTACGCGGATGTTATTGCGCTGGTGGGGAACGGTACCGAGTTGCCGATTCGGGTTGTGATTGACACAGGTGCGGGTCATGCACTGTTGATTGATAAATCGTATGATAATAAAATCCAACTTCCCGAGAAAGTCCTTCGTGCCCAACTGGGACGCGGACTGAACGGCGTCATTAATGGAAGCTTGGGCCGAATCGATAAAGTCCGTTTCGGCAAATATGAATTGGACAACGTGCTGGCTTCTTTTCCCGACAGTCTGGCTTTTGGGGTAAAATTTGCGGCTCGCAATGAACGACAAGGAAACATCGGCTGTGAACTATTGCGACGTTTTCGGGTTACGTTCAACTATGCAGATCGCTACATGGTGCTTAAACCCGTCAAGCGTCGCCTAAAAGAAACGTTTGAGCATGATATGAGCGGCATGGAGTTGCGGGCCAAGGGCACAGACCTCCGCAAATTCTACATCGACAAAGTCATTGAGGGCTCACCTGCTTGGGAAGCGGGGCTACAAGAAGGCGACGAAGTCTTGTTTATCAATAATAAATCTTCGGACGAACTGGTTATCAGTGAAGTATACAAACTTCTTCAAAAAGGAGAAGGAAAAGAAATATCGCTGCTTGTTCGTCGAAAAGGAGCCATCCAATTTGCTAGATTTCAGCTAAAACGAATGATTTGA
- a CDS encoding anhydro-N-acetylmuramic acid kinase, translating to MNPNLVKLFQIAQKPERRIVGLMSGTSMDGLDIAVCRFSGSGSTTHVTLEHFDTVVFGEDIKDEIRKVFAKKEIDFQLLCLLNAWIGKLHGKMILDSLKKFNLTPNDIDIIASHGQTVFHAPKILHRIEKYPNATLQIGDGDHIAVTTGITTLSDFRQKHCAAGGEGAPLAVYGDYFIFSQKDENRIMLNMGGIANFTYLPGNLNAQEVFVTDTGPGNTLIDAFARKFFNLPYDKGGKIAASGKVHDELLKCLKKDAFFDAPFPKTTGPESFSLDYVRLAQQRSGTTSLAPEDLMATLTRFSAETIAESILRVCKKDESYRLFLSGGGMHNPVLVGALRELLPDYEMDITDSLGIVGDAKEAVLFAILANEALCGQPTDFGNREGVPSISMGKISLPS from the coding sequence ATGAATCCAAACCTAGTAAAACTTTTTCAAATAGCCCAAAAACCTGAGCGGCGAATCGTTGGCCTGATGTCAGGTACTTCGATGGACGGGTTAGACATTGCAGTGTGCCGTTTTAGCGGAAGTGGCTCCACCACCCACGTGACACTTGAACACTTCGACACCGTTGTTTTCGGTGAGGATATTAAGGATGAAATACGCAAAGTATTTGCAAAAAAAGAAATAGACTTTCAGTTGCTCTGCCTGCTCAATGCATGGATTGGAAAACTTCATGGCAAGATGATTTTGGATAGCCTGAAAAAGTTCAATCTCACTCCCAACGACATAGACATCATAGCCAGTCACGGACAAACCGTTTTTCATGCCCCAAAAATCCTCCATCGCATTGAAAAATATCCCAATGCGACCCTTCAAATCGGCGACGGCGACCACATTGCCGTTACAACGGGCATAACAACGCTGAGTGATTTTCGTCAAAAACACTGTGCCGCGGGCGGCGAAGGTGCCCCACTGGCCGTATATGGTGATTATTTTATTTTCTCCCAAAAGGACGAAAATCGCATCATGCTCAACATGGGTGGAATTGCCAACTTTACTTATTTGCCCGGCAATCTGAACGCCCAAGAAGTGTTTGTGACCGATACTGGGCCGGGAAACACCCTCATTGATGCTTTTGCGCGCAAATTCTTCAACTTGCCCTATGACAAAGGCGGTAAAATTGCCGCAAGCGGAAAAGTACATGATGAACTGTTGAAATGCCTCAAAAAAGATGCGTTTTTCGACGCCCCTTTCCCTAAGACCACTGGCCCCGAATCATTCAGCCTCGATTACGTGCGTTTGGCACAGCAACGCAGCGGTACAACATCGCTGGCCCCCGAAGACCTGATGGCTACCCTAACCCGGTTTTCTGCCGAAACCATTGCGGAGTCCATCTTGAGGGTTTGTAAAAAAGACGAAAGTTATCGCCTTTTTTTAAGTGGTGGTGGAATGCATAATCCTGTATTGGTGGGTGCATTACGCGAATTATTACCAGATTATGAAATGGATATCACGGATTCATTGGGAATTGTGGGAGATGCTAAAGAAGCCGTCTTGTTTGCCATTTTGGCCAACGAAGCGCTCTGCGGCCAACCCACTGATTTTGGCAACCGAGAAGGTGTGCCTAGCATATCAATGGGTAAAATTTCGTTACCTTCATAA